One genomic segment of Vagococcus intermedius includes these proteins:
- a CDS encoding uracil-xanthine permease family protein yields MTKEFRNPDVVLDIKDKPKPLQWFGLSLQHLFTMFGSTVLVPILVGIDPGIALLSSGLGTLVYMLTTGAKIPAYLGSSFAFIPAMQMLMESDGYPAVAQGALTTGLVYVLVAFIIKKIGSQWINNVLPAIVVGPVVMVIGLGLAANAANNAMYTSSGTYSPKYIAVALATLALTIFFNMFLKGFIGLLPILLGIVSGYVLALTMGIVDTAPIAEAAWFALPNFEIPFVHYEPRLHIGAITTMAPIAFVTMTEHIGHITVLNKLTKRNYFEDPGLSRTLLGDGLAQISASFVGGPPVTSYGENIGVLAITRVHSVFVLGGAGVLAIALSFVGKISALILSIPGPVISGISFILFGVIAASGLKILIDNKIDFDLKRNLIIASVILVVGIGGLMFKSGPFELSGMALATLFGIILNLILPEKALSEQ; encoded by the coding sequence ATGACAAAAGAATTTAGAAATCCAGATGTAGTTTTAGATATTAAGGATAAACCCAAACCGTTACAATGGTTTGGTTTAAGTCTTCAACATCTCTTTACAATGTTTGGTTCGACAGTTTTAGTACCAATTTTAGTAGGAATTGATCCAGGAATTGCCTTGTTAAGTTCAGGACTTGGAACATTGGTCTACATGCTAACAACTGGGGCAAAAATCCCAGCATACTTAGGTAGTAGCTTTGCGTTTATTCCCGCAATGCAAATGCTAATGGAAAGTGACGGGTACCCAGCAGTTGCTCAAGGGGCGTTAACAACTGGTCTCGTTTATGTCCTCGTTGCTTTTATCATAAAAAAAATAGGGTCCCAGTGGATTAATAATGTCTTGCCAGCGATTGTAGTCGGTCCGGTAGTAATGGTTATTGGTTTAGGATTGGCAGCCAATGCAGCAAATAATGCGATGTACACAAGCTCAGGGACATATAGTCCTAAATATATTGCAGTTGCTCTAGCAACATTGGCTCTGACTATTTTCTTCAATATGTTCCTAAAAGGTTTTATCGGCTTATTACCAATTTTACTAGGTATTGTTTCAGGTTATGTGTTGGCTTTGACAATGGGAATTGTTGATACGGCACCCATTGCTGAGGCAGCTTGGTTTGCCTTGCCTAATTTTGAAATACCTTTTGTGCATTATGAACCAAGATTACACATTGGCGCGATCACCACAATGGCCCCCATTGCTTTTGTAACAATGACTGAGCATATCGGGCATATCACCGTTTTAAATAAATTAACTAAACGTAATTATTTTGAGGATCCAGGTCTATCAAGAACCTTACTTGGAGATGGGTTAGCCCAAATTAGTGCTAGTTTTGTTGGAGGACCGCCAGTAACGAGTTATGGTGAAAATATTGGGGTATTAGCTATTACAAGAGTACACAGTGTCTTTGTACTAGGAGGTGCTGGTGTGTTGGCAATTGCATTGAGTTTTGTTGGAAAAATCAGCGCGTTAATCTTAAGTATTCCAGGGCCAGTGATTTCAGGAATTAGCTTTATCTTGTTCGGAGTTATTGCAGCTAGTGGCTTGAAGATCCTCATTGATAATAAGATAGATTTTGATTTAAAAAGAAATTTGATTATTGCCTCAGTTATTTTAGTAGTAGGGATTGGTGGATTGATGTTTAAATCAGGCCCCTTTGAATTATCAGGGATGGCATTGGCTACATTATTCGGGATTATTTTAAATCTAATTTTACCTGAAAAAGCTTTAAGTGAGCAGTAA
- the lspA gene encoding signal peptidase II — MVGYLLLALGVIISDQLIKNWVVTNVGLGETIFDNSLISLTHLRNEGAAWSILEGKMWFFYIVTAIVCFVVVFILFKYRNESKWFTIGLSLILGGAIGNFIDRLHLGYVVDMFQTEFMNFPIFNVADIALTVGVGCILIYIVLDERMDKVKK, encoded by the coding sequence ATGGTAGGCTATTTATTATTAGCATTAGGAGTTATTATTAGCGATCAATTGATAAAAAATTGGGTGGTGACTAATGTAGGTTTGGGGGAAACAATTTTTGACAACTCACTAATTTCACTGACTCATTTAAGAAATGAGGGCGCTGCATGGAGTATTTTAGAGGGTAAAATGTGGTTTTTTTATATTGTGACGGCAATCGTCTGTTTCGTAGTCGTTTTTATTTTATTTAAGTATCGTAATGAGAGCAAATGGTTTACAATAGGGTTATCGCTAATTTTAGGTGGTGCAATTGGAAATTTTATCGACCGTTTACATTTGGGATATGTTGTAGATATGTTCCAAACTGAGTTTATGAATTTTCCAATTTTTAATGTGGCTGATATTGCTTTAACAGTGGGTGTTGGCTGCATCTTAATATATATCGTATTAGACGAAAGAATGGATAAGGTGAAAAAATAA
- a CDS encoding aspartate carbamoyltransferase catalytic subunit, giving the protein MSQETEIISLKHLLTIESLSNQEVMGLIKRAQAFKEGASSRLSQTEPYYVANLFFENSTRTHKSFEVAERKLGIEVIPFEVSTSSINKGESLYDTVLTLSALGISACVIRHSEEEYYNELIQSPTIRSSIINGGDGSGQHPTQCLLDMMTIYEEFGSFDHLSIAIVGDINHSRVAKSNMQLLKRLGATLYFSGPEDWYTEEYSVYGEYLPLDDLLPKVDVIMLLRIQHERHHSDEVFSKESYHAHYGLTIERAKLLPKHGIIMHPAPVNRDVELADGLVESLQSRIVQQMTNGVFMRMAILEAILEGKVQ; this is encoded by the coding sequence ATGAGTCAAGAAACAGAAATTATTAGCTTAAAACATCTCTTAACAATTGAGTCGCTATCCAATCAAGAAGTAATGGGATTAATCAAACGTGCTCAAGCCTTTAAAGAAGGAGCATCTAGCAGATTGTCACAAACAGAACCTTATTATGTTGCTAATTTATTTTTTGAAAATAGTACACGTACTCACAAAAGTTTTGAAGTAGCTGAACGAAAATTAGGAATTGAAGTGATTCCTTTTGAGGTGAGCACAAGTTCAATCAATAAAGGAGAGTCACTTTATGACACGGTTTTGACACTGTCTGCCTTAGGTATTTCCGCCTGTGTCATCAGGCATAGTGAGGAAGAGTATTATAATGAACTCATTCAAAGTCCAACAATTCGTTCGTCCATTATCAATGGTGGAGATGGTAGTGGACAACACCCAACGCAATGTTTACTTGACATGATGACTATCTATGAAGAATTTGGTTCATTTGATCATCTTTCCATTGCTATTGTAGGAGACATCAATCATTCTAGAGTCGCCAAATCCAATATGCAGTTACTTAAAAGATTAGGCGCGACGTTATATTTTTCAGGACCGGAAGATTGGTACACAGAAGAATATAGTGTTTATGGGGAATACTTACCACTAGATGACCTCTTGCCTAAGGTTGATGTCATTATGTTATTACGAATACAACATGAACGACATCATAGTGACGAAGTCTTTTCTAAAGAAAGTTACCATGCTCATTATGGTTTGACAATAGAACGTGCAAAATTACTCCCTAAGCACGGAATTATTATGCATCCGGCTCCAGTTAATCGAGATGTGGAGTTAGCAGATGGGTTAGTAGAATCCTTACAATCAAGGATTGTTCAACAAATGACCAATGGTGTTTTTATGAGGATGGCAATCTTGGAAGCAATTTTAGAAGGGAAGGTGCAATAG
- a CDS encoding CBS domain-containing protein codes for MGQQAEEFLAVFNRIEKWMRDQLDRPSAGFTDMVRKLRPRRDLQVRKYHDDLLEIAQLRNAIVHDRISPDFVIAEPNEWIIKKIKKIEMDLTQPEKVIPRFKKRVTIFDNQTDLMQILTILKEKGFSQLPIYEENQFLGLVTAHGLGLWLASRGYAGTIDIKGKKVGDVLISDRKRNNYRFISKDTHVFQAMELLLEDPTIEALLITEDGQPSKDLLGLMRPKEVFQNYYEEWRKFKW; via the coding sequence GTGGGCCAACAAGCAGAGGAATTTTTAGCAGTATTTAATCGAATTGAAAAGTGGATGCGAGATCAGCTCGACAGACCTAGTGCTGGTTTTACGGATATGGTACGCAAATTACGCCCACGACGGGATTTGCAGGTTCGTAAATATCATGACGATTTACTTGAAATTGCTCAATTAAGGAATGCAATTGTGCATGATAGAATATCACCTGACTTTGTTATTGCAGAACCTAATGAGTGGATTATAAAAAAAATCAAAAAGATTGAAATGGATTTAACACAGCCTGAAAAAGTGATTCCAAGATTTAAGAAGAGGGTCACAATTTTTGATAATCAAACAGATTTAATGCAAATTTTAACCATTTTAAAAGAAAAAGGTTTTTCACAATTACCTATTTATGAGGAAAATCAATTTTTAGGTCTAGTAACCGCACACGGTTTAGGTTTATGGCTTGCTAGTAGAGGGTATGCAGGAACTATTGACATCAAAGGGAAAAAGGTTGGCGATGTTTTAATTAGTGATCGAAAACGTAATAATTATCGCTTTATCTCGAAAGATACCCATGTTTTTCAAGCGATGGAATTGTTACTTGAAGACCCAACGATTGAAGCGTTACTTATTACCGAAGATGGTCAACCAAGTAAAGACTTATTAGGATTGATGAGACCAAAGGAAGTTTTTCAAAATTATTATGAAGAATGGAGAAAATTTAAATGGTAG
- a CDS encoding RluA family pseudouridine synthase: protein MLEKLTMTIDGQKGRIDKVITEEFGDFSRSQIQAWLKEQLVSVNGEIVKPNYKVKDDDLIEINRPEPVELTIEGEDIPLEIVYEDQDVVVVNKPQGMVVHPSAGHANGTMVNALLHHVKDLSSINDVVRPGIVHRIDKDTSGLLMVAKNDEAHEKLSAQLKNKTVTRRYIALVHGEIPHDKGTIDAPVGRSKENRQSQAVIEGGKDAVTHFKVLERYEGYTLIECQLETGRTHQIRVHMKYIDYPLAGDPLYGPRKTLPGQGQFLHAKVLGFTHPTTEEEMYFEADLPENFTETLESLTLLTK from the coding sequence ATGTTAGAAAAATTAACAATGACCATCGATGGTCAAAAAGGTCGTATTGATAAAGTAATTACAGAAGAGTTTGGTGATTTTTCACGTTCACAAATCCAAGCTTGGTTAAAAGAACAATTAGTGAGTGTAAACGGTGAGATTGTCAAACCTAATTATAAAGTAAAAGACGACGATCTAATTGAGATCAATCGTCCAGAACCTGTTGAGTTAACAATCGAGGGTGAAGATATCCCTCTAGAAATTGTTTATGAAGATCAAGATGTTGTAGTTGTAAACAAACCTCAAGGAATGGTGGTTCATCCCTCTGCCGGTCACGCCAATGGGACAATGGTGAATGCTTTATTACATCATGTTAAAGACTTATCAAGTATTAATGATGTCGTTCGTCCTGGGATTGTTCATCGTATTGACAAAGACACATCAGGCTTATTGATGGTTGCTAAAAATGATGAAGCACATGAAAAATTAAGCGCTCAATTAAAAAATAAAACTGTTACGCGTCGTTATATTGCTCTTGTTCATGGCGAGATTCCTCATGATAAAGGGACAATTGATGCTCCGGTTGGCCGCTCAAAAGAAAATCGTCAATCTCAAGCTGTCATTGAGGGCGGGAAAGATGCGGTGACGCACTTTAAAGTGTTAGAAAGATATGAAGGATATACCTTGATTGAATGTCAATTGGAAACGGGACGTACACATCAGATTCGTGTGCATATGAAATATATTGATTACCCGTTAGCTGGAGATCCTTTATATGGTCCGCGTAAAACGTTACCTGGTCAAGGCCAGTTCTTACACGCTAAAGTGTTAGGCTTTACACATCCTACTACTGAAGAAGAGATGTATTTTGAAGCTGACTTACCAGAGAATTTTACTGAGACATTAGAATCTTTAACGCTTTTGACAAAATAA
- the carB gene encoding carbamoyl-phosphate synthase large subunit translates to MPKRTDLKKILVIGSGPIIIGQAAEFDYAGTQACLALREEGYEVVLINSNPATIMTDKEIADKVYIEPLTLEFVSRILRKEKPDAILPTLGGQTGLNMAMALSQSGILEELKIELLGTKLSAIDQAEDRDLFKQLMTDLDQPIPESEIVTTVDEALYFAQEIGYPLIVRPAFTLGGTGGGMCATEQELIEITKNGLKLSPATQCLIEKSIAGYKEIEYEVMRDGADNAIVVCNMENFDPVGIHTGDSIVFAPSQTLSDVEYQLLRDASLKIIRALKIEGGCNVQLALDPDSFNYYVIEVNPRVSRSSALASKATGYPIAKVAAKIAVGLTLDEMKNPVTGTTYAQFEPALDYVVTKIPRWPFDKFEQGERSLGTQMKATGEVMAIGRTLEESLLKAVRSLELGTLHLELPELKDISEEQLIAKIVKAQDDRLFYLAEALRRKYRIQELAEFTKIDIFFLDKLLHIVEIEEQLKKHINHQDSLKRAKRYGFTDVKIAELWGTTAEKIRLLRKQWRLEPVFKMVDTCAAEFESKTPYFYSTYGEEQESQPTKKESVLVIGSGPIRIGQGVEFDYATVHSVKAIQQLGYEAIIMNSNPETVSTDFSVSDKLYFEPLTVEDVLNVIDLEQPKGIIVQFGGQTAINLAEPLSKKGVRIIGTTTEDLDRAENRDLFEQLLKELSIPQPPGDTATCKEEAVAIADKIGYPVLVRPSYVLGGRAMEIVENQSDLERYMIEAIKSSPEHPILIDSYLVGIECEVDAICDGTDVLIPGIMEHIERAGVHSGDSMAVYPPQTLSVALKATITDYTKRLALGLNCCGMMNIQFVIHNEGVYVIEVNPRASRTVPFLSKVTGIPMAQVATQVMLGNTLKELGYTAGLSPVCQRVHVKAPVFSFAKLQAVDTYLGPEMKSTGEVMGSSATLDKALYKAFEASGLHLPEYGSVLFTIADESKQESLELAQRFADIGYDLVATEGTAKFLSENNLSVKEVSKIANTSSAETVLDCLRTGAVQLVVNTMDKQRHVTTDGFLIRREAVDHGVPLFTSLDTARAILSVLESRIFNVQAL, encoded by the coding sequence ATGCCAAAAAGAACTGATTTGAAAAAGATTTTAGTAATCGGCTCAGGTCCAATTATTATTGGTCAAGCTGCAGAATTTGACTATGCGGGTACCCAAGCTTGCTTAGCTCTTAGAGAAGAAGGGTATGAAGTAGTCTTGATTAATTCAAACCCTGCGACAATCATGACTGATAAAGAAATCGCGGATAAAGTTTATATTGAACCTCTAACTTTGGAGTTTGTATCACGTATATTACGTAAAGAAAAGCCGGATGCTATTCTCCCAACATTAGGTGGGCAGACCGGTTTGAATATGGCAATGGCTTTGTCTCAATCAGGTATTTTAGAAGAATTAAAAATCGAATTGTTAGGTACAAAACTAAGTGCAATTGATCAAGCAGAAGATCGCGATTTATTTAAACAATTAATGACAGACTTAGACCAGCCGATTCCCGAAAGTGAGATTGTTACAACAGTAGATGAGGCCTTATATTTTGCTCAAGAAATTGGTTACCCTTTGATTGTTCGTCCCGCCTTTACATTAGGTGGAACTGGCGGTGGTATGTGTGCCACGGAACAAGAGTTAATTGAGATTACTAAAAATGGTCTAAAATTATCACCAGCGACACAGTGTCTAATTGAAAAAAGTATTGCTGGTTATAAAGAAATTGAATACGAGGTTATGCGTGACGGTGCAGACAATGCTATTGTTGTGTGTAATATGGAAAATTTTGATCCAGTGGGGATTCACACAGGAGATTCCATCGTATTTGCACCAAGCCAAACCCTATCGGATGTAGAGTATCAGCTGTTACGAGATGCGTCATTGAAAATCATTAGAGCCTTAAAAATCGAGGGAGGTTGTAACGTTCAATTAGCCTTAGATCCAGATAGTTTTAACTATTATGTGATTGAGGTCAATCCCAGAGTCAGCAGATCTTCTGCTTTAGCTAGCAAAGCAACTGGTTATCCAATTGCCAAAGTTGCTGCAAAGATAGCGGTAGGATTAACCTTAGATGAAATGAAAAATCCAGTAACCGGGACGACTTATGCTCAATTTGAACCAGCGCTAGATTATGTTGTAACGAAGATCCCTCGTTGGCCATTTGATAAATTTGAACAGGGTGAGAGAAGTCTAGGAACACAAATGAAAGCAACAGGGGAAGTAATGGCTATTGGAAGAACTCTGGAGGAGTCATTATTAAAAGCTGTGAGATCGTTAGAACTTGGGACCCTCCATTTGGAGTTGCCTGAATTAAAAGATATCAGTGAAGAGCAATTGATTGCAAAGATAGTGAAAGCTCAAGATGATCGTTTGTTTTATCTAGCGGAAGCACTCAGAAGAAAATATCGAATTCAAGAATTAGCAGAATTTACCAAGATAGATATATTTTTTTTAGATAAACTATTACATATTGTTGAAATTGAAGAACAATTAAAAAAACACATTAATCATCAAGATAGTTTAAAAAGAGCTAAACGTTACGGATTTACGGATGTTAAAATTGCAGAATTGTGGGGGACTACTGCTGAAAAAATCAGGTTATTACGAAAGCAATGGCGGCTTGAACCTGTGTTTAAAATGGTCGATACTTGTGCAGCTGAATTTGAATCAAAAACGCCTTATTTTTATAGCACATATGGTGAAGAACAGGAAAGTCAGCCAACAAAAAAAGAATCAGTATTAGTAATAGGCTCTGGACCGATTAGAATAGGACAAGGTGTGGAATTTGATTATGCGACTGTCCATTCTGTTAAAGCTATTCAGCAATTAGGGTATGAAGCGATTATTATGAATAGTAATCCTGAAACAGTCTCCACCGATTTTTCTGTTTCAGATAAACTTTATTTTGAACCCCTAACTGTCGAAGATGTGTTAAATGTGATTGACTTAGAGCAACCTAAAGGGATAATCGTTCAATTTGGGGGACAAACTGCTATTAATTTAGCAGAGCCGCTTTCTAAGAAAGGCGTTCGCATTATTGGGACGACTACTGAAGATTTAGACCGAGCTGAGAACCGTGATTTATTTGAACAATTACTAAAAGAATTGAGTATACCTCAACCGCCTGGAGACACTGCAACATGCAAGGAAGAAGCAGTGGCGATTGCTGACAAAATTGGTTATCCAGTTTTAGTCCGTCCAAGCTATGTATTGGGGGGACGCGCAATGGAGATTGTTGAAAATCAAAGTGATTTAGAACGCTATATGATTGAAGCAATCAAATCCTCACCTGAACATCCTATTTTAATTGATAGTTATCTAGTGGGAATAGAATGTGAGGTAGATGCCATCTGTGATGGAACAGATGTTTTGATTCCTGGCATCATGGAACATATTGAACGAGCTGGCGTCCATTCAGGGGATTCGATGGCTGTTTATCCACCGCAAACTTTAAGTGTGGCTCTTAAAGCGACCATCACTGATTATACGAAGCGACTGGCGCTAGGATTAAATTGCTGTGGCATGATGAATATTCAATTTGTCATACACAATGAGGGGGTTTATGTAATTGAAGTTAATCCAAGAGCTAGTCGAACCGTTCCTTTTCTAAGTAAAGTAACAGGTATTCCGATGGCGCAAGTCGCCACACAAGTTATGTTGGGTAACACTTTAAAGGAGCTCGGTTACACTGCAGGTTTATCCCCTGTCTGTCAAAGAGTTCATGTCAAAGCACCTGTCTTCTCTTTTGCCAAGTTACAAGCAGTCGATACGTACCTAGGTCCTGAAATGAAATCTACAGGAGAGGTGATGGGGTCTTCTGCTACTCTTGATAAAGCACTGTACAAGGCGTTTGAAGCGAGTGGTCTTCATTTACCAGAATATGGATCAGTCCTATTTACAATAGCTGATGAGAGTAAGCAAGAATCATTAGAACTTGCTCAGCGTTTTGCTGACATTGGCTATGACTTAGTTGCGACAGAAGGAACAGCTAAATTTTTGTCAGAAAATAATTTGAGTGTGAAAGAGGTTTCCAAAATAGCTAACACTTCAAGTGCTGAAACTGTACTTGATTGTCTTCGGACAGGAGCTGTTCAGTTAGTGGTTAATACAATGGATAAACAACGCCATGTTACGACAGACGGTTTTTTAATCAGGCGAGAAGCAGTTGATCATGGTGTTCCTTTATTCACGTCACTTGATACAGCCAGAGCTATTTTATCAGTTTTAGAGTCTCGAATCTTTAATGTTCAAGCTTTGTAG
- a CDS encoding cold-shock protein, with translation MTTGVVKWFDLKKGYGFITYNETEEVFVHFTGINGEGFKTLEANQKVTFEIKEGHRGLQATNVTSFE, from the coding sequence ATGACAACAGGCGTAGTAAAATGGTTTGATTTAAAAAAGGGTTATGGCTTTATTACTTATAATGAAACCGAGGAAGTGTTTGTTCATTTTACAGGGATTAATGGTGAAGGGTTTAAAACATTAGAGGCTAATCAAAAGGTGACATTTGAAATAAAAGAAGGCCATCGTGGTTTACAAGCTACAAACGTTACTTCTTTTGAATAA
- a CDS encoding dihydroorotase, which translates to MTLLLQNGQIMTRGNRLIKGDIWIEAGKIKAIGQDLARSQKFVKIIDLKEQLVTAGLVDLHVHFREPGFTYKETIKTGSLAAARGGFTTVCAMPNLAPVPDTAQKFQDLKKLIIRDSVVKIHQYAPITSNLNSDDLVDMSILSKLGTPGFTNDGVGVQTAGTMYLAMKEAKKNKRPIVAHTEDESLLFGGCMHQGVTSEYLGLPGIISATESSQIARDLILAEETGVHYHVCHVSTKESVRLIREAKLAGVKVTCEVCPHHLILTDRDITKDHGQFKMNPPLRSEEDRQALINGLLDGTIDCIATDHAPHGSDEKNQSMTQAPFGIVGSETAFSLIYTEFVKTNTFTLEQVIDWLTIKPAMILNLPAGRLEIGQPADLAIFNLTETYQIVADDFLSKASNTPFLNKEVLGQTVMTLVDGQIVWSKEEMLE; encoded by the coding sequence ATGACACTATTATTACAAAATGGCCAAATAATGACTAGGGGAAACCGCTTAATTAAGGGAGATATTTGGATAGAGGCAGGAAAAATCAAAGCTATTGGACAGGATTTAGCAAGGAGTCAAAAATTTGTGAAGATTATTGATCTTAAAGAGCAATTAGTTACAGCAGGTTTAGTTGATTTACATGTTCATTTTAGGGAGCCCGGTTTTACTTATAAAGAAACGATTAAAACAGGGAGTCTAGCAGCAGCTAGAGGTGGCTTTACAACCGTTTGTGCCATGCCAAATCTTGCACCAGTACCAGATACAGCTCAAAAATTTCAAGATCTTAAAAAATTAATTATCAGAGACAGTGTTGTTAAAATTCACCAATATGCACCTATTACTAGCAACTTAAACAGCGATGACTTAGTTGATATGTCGATTTTAAGTAAGTTAGGAACACCAGGTTTTACAAATGATGGGGTGGGAGTTCAAACAGCAGGTACGATGTATCTTGCTATGAAAGAAGCTAAAAAGAACAAACGGCCAATTGTAGCGCATACAGAAGATGAGTCGCTACTCTTTGGAGGCTGTATGCATCAAGGTGTCACCTCAGAGTACTTAGGACTACCAGGAATTATAAGTGCAACGGAATCTTCTCAGATAGCTAGAGATTTAATACTGGCTGAGGAAACGGGGGTTCATTACCATGTTTGTCATGTTTCTACTAAAGAGAGTGTCCGTCTTATACGAGAAGCTAAATTAGCTGGTGTAAAAGTGACCTGTGAGGTATGTCCTCACCATCTTATCTTAACAGATCGTGATATTACAAAAGATCATGGCCAATTTAAAATGAATCCACCCTTAAGAAGTGAAGAAGATCGTCAAGCTCTAATTAATGGGTTGTTAGATGGGACCATTGATTGTATTGCAACAGATCATGCGCCTCATGGTAGTGATGAAAAAAATCAATCTATGACTCAAGCCCCTTTTGGGATAGTTGGGAGTGAAACGGCTTTTAGTCTTATTTATACAGAATTTGTCAAAACGAATACCTTTACTTTAGAACAGGTCATCGATTGGCTCACGATTAAGCCCGCTATGATTCTAAATCTGCCAGCAGGAAGACTTGAAATCGGACAACCGGCGGATTTAGCAATCTTTAACCTGACAGAAACGTATCAAATTGTAGCAGATGATTTTTTATCTAAGGCAAGTAACACACCATTTTTAAATAAAGAGGTGTTAGGGCAAACAGTTATGACACTAGTGGATGGACAAATCGTCTGGTCTAAAGAGGAGATGTTAGAGTGA
- a CDS encoding carbamoyl phosphate synthase small subunit, whose amino-acid sequence MKRLLILEDGSIFEGEGFGAERSSTGEVVFTTGMTGYQEAITDQSFNGQIITFTYPLIGNYGINRDDFESIEPTCQGVIVAEVARVPANWRSKMSLDQFLKTKNIPGISGIDTRMLTKKLRDVGTLKGSIIDATKELDHAFDQLKATVLSTNQVAQVSTTKAYPSPGIGRNVVVIDFGLKHSILRELSRRNCQITVLPHDTSAHAILDLHPDGVILSNGPGDPKDLPKVLEMIQMIQGHVPIFGICLGHQLFALANGADTYKMIFGHRGFNHPVREVATGRIDFTSQNHGYAVSKESIDKEKLLITHLEINDETVEGLRHKELPAFTVQFHPDAAPGPHDTLHLFDDFIELMDTWKEQNECQKELI is encoded by the coding sequence GTGAAACGTTTATTAATCTTAGAAGATGGCAGTATTTTTGAAGGAGAGGGTTTTGGTGCTGAACGAAGTTCGACAGGGGAAGTTGTTTTTACAACAGGGATGACGGGCTATCAAGAAGCTATTACCGATCAAAGTTTTAATGGTCAAATAATTACCTTTACCTATCCTTTAATTGGAAATTATGGCATTAATCGTGACGATTTTGAGTCGATTGAGCCAACTTGTCAAGGAGTGATTGTGGCTGAAGTTGCCCGAGTCCCAGCTAATTGGCGAAGTAAGATGTCACTTGACCAATTTTTGAAAACTAAGAATATTCCTGGTATATCAGGGATTGATACACGGATGTTGACTAAAAAATTAAGAGATGTCGGGACACTGAAGGGGAGTATTATTGACGCTACCAAGGAACTAGACCATGCTTTTGACCAATTAAAGGCGACCGTTCTATCTACGAATCAAGTCGCTCAAGTTTCAACAACAAAAGCTTATCCTAGTCCTGGTATCGGCAGAAACGTTGTGGTGATTGATTTCGGCTTAAAACACAGTATCTTAAGAGAACTAAGTCGCCGTAATTGTCAAATAACAGTACTGCCTCACGATACAAGTGCTCACGCTATCTTAGATTTACATCCAGATGGCGTGATATTAAGTAATGGACCAGGAGACCCAAAGGACTTACCTAAGGTGCTTGAGATGATTCAAATGATTCAAGGACATGTCCCAATTTTTGGGATTTGTTTGGGGCATCAATTATTTGCCTTAGCTAATGGAGCAGATACGTATAAGATGATTTTTGGTCACAGAGGGTTTAATCACCCTGTCCGAGAAGTAGCAACTGGCCGGATTGATTTTACTTCTCAAAATCATGGTTATGCTGTTTCAAAAGAAAGTATTGATAAGGAGAAACTGTTGATTACTCATCTAGAAATTAATGATGAGACTGTTGAAGGTTTGCGGCATAAGGAATTGCCTGCTTTTACTGTACAATTTCATCCAGATGCGGCACCAGGTCCTCATGATACGCTACATTTGTTTGATGATTTCATAGAATTAATGGATACTTGGAAGGAGCAAAATGAATGCCAAAAAGAACTGATTTGA
- the pyrR gene encoding bifunctional pyr operon transcriptional regulator/uracil phosphoribosyltransferase PyrR has product MMEKEVIDSVTMKRVLTRMTYEIIERNKGVQDIVLIGIKTRGIFLAERISERLNQLEEIQLPVGELDITSYRDDQGDTAGVIPDKSQSTIPFSVEGKHVVLVDDVLYTGRTIRAALDAVMDFGRPKKISLAVLVDRGHRELPVRADIVGKNLPTSTDEEVVVKMTETDASDGVSIVKN; this is encoded by the coding sequence ATCATGGAAAAAGAAGTGATTGATAGTGTGACAATGAAGCGAGTCTTGACCCGGATGACTTATGAGATCATTGAGCGCAATAAGGGTGTTCAGGATATTGTTTTGATTGGTATCAAAACACGCGGTATCTTTTTAGCAGAACGTATCTCAGAGAGACTCAATCAACTAGAAGAGATTCAATTACCTGTTGGTGAGTTAGATATTACCAGTTATCGTGATGATCAAGGAGATACGGCTGGTGTTATTCCAGATAAATCACAATCTACAATTCCTTTCTCAGTCGAAGGGAAACATGTTGTATTAGTAGATGATGTATTATATACGGGACGTACGATTCGAGCAGCGCTAGATGCTGTGATGGATTTTGGACGACCTAAGAAAATTTCTTTAGCAGTATTAGTTGATCGTGGTCACCGAGAGTTGCCAGTTCGAGCGGATATTGTTGGGAAAAATCTGCCTACATCAACAGATGAAGAGGTCGTCGTAAAAATGACCGAGACAGATGCTAGTGATGGTGTTAGTATAGTAAAAAATTAA